In Paraburkholderia bryophila, a single genomic region encodes these proteins:
- a CDS encoding EVE domain-containing protein, whose translation MRYWLMKSEPDEASIDHLAHAAHHTLPWTGVRNYQARNFMRDMMQVGDGVLFYHSSCPEPGIAGLAEVSSTAYPDPTQFDKKSPYFDPKSSQETPRWLLVDVVFKKKIPLIPLAALREHEELKDMRVLARGNRLSITPVSEAEWRFIIKRLA comes from the coding sequence ATGCGCTACTGGCTAATGAAGTCCGAACCGGACGAAGCAAGCATCGATCATCTCGCCCACGCGGCGCATCACACGTTGCCGTGGACCGGTGTGCGCAACTATCAGGCGCGCAACTTCATGCGCGACATGATGCAGGTCGGCGACGGTGTGCTGTTCTATCACTCGAGCTGTCCCGAGCCGGGTATCGCAGGGCTCGCGGAAGTCTCGTCGACCGCTTATCCGGACCCCACGCAGTTCGATAAGAAGAGCCCGTACTTCGACCCGAAGTCGTCGCAGGAAACACCGCGCTGGTTACTCGTCGATGTGGTGTTCAAGAAGAAGATCCCGTTGATTCCGCTCGCCGCGTTGCGCGAGCACGAGGAATTGAAGGACATGCGCGTGCTCGCTCGTGGCAACCGTCTGTCGATCACGCCGGTGAGCGAAGCCGAGTGGCGCTTCATCATCAAACGGCTTGCGTGA
- a CDS encoding SIMPL domain-containing protein (The SIMPL domain is named for its presence in mouse protein SIMPL (signalling molecule that associates with mouse pelle-like kinase). Bacterial member BP26, from Brucella, was shown to assemble into a channel-like structure, while YggE from E. coli has been associated with resistance to oxidative stress.), with protein sequence MTKNTARALALALICATPVALALTPTLARAQSAAPYQPAGVLSLNAQASSEVPQDVVNITLFFEQEASDPSALTATLNQRADSALQKAKGVSGVTARTGSFSIYPSTDRDGRISAWRGRTEIVLESHDFAAASKLAGQMASIMQVGNVQFSLSPEAQRAAEQKLTGEAIKSFRQQAASSAQAFGYSGYAIREVNVGQNGGVMPRPMMMMSARAMSSDAKMSAPVPIEGGTSTVTVNVSGSVQMK encoded by the coding sequence ATGACGAAAAACACCGCACGGGCACTCGCTCTCGCTCTCATATGCGCTACGCCGGTCGCGCTCGCACTCACGCCGACGCTGGCTCGCGCGCAGAGCGCCGCGCCGTATCAGCCCGCCGGCGTGCTGTCGCTCAATGCCCAGGCCAGCTCGGAAGTCCCGCAAGACGTCGTCAATATCACGCTGTTTTTCGAGCAGGAAGCGAGCGATCCGTCGGCGCTGACCGCCACGTTGAATCAGCGCGCCGATTCGGCGCTGCAAAAAGCCAAGGGGGTGAGCGGCGTGACGGCTCGCACGGGTTCGTTCTCGATCTATCCGTCCACCGATCGCGACGGCCGCATTTCCGCATGGCGCGGCCGCACGGAGATCGTGCTCGAGTCGCACGACTTCGCTGCGGCATCAAAGCTCGCGGGTCAAATGGCATCGATCATGCAGGTCGGCAACGTGCAGTTCTCGTTGTCGCCGGAAGCACAGCGCGCCGCCGAGCAGAAGCTCACCGGCGAAGCGATCAAGTCGTTCCGCCAGCAAGCGGCTTCGTCCGCGCAGGCATTCGGCTATAGCGGCTATGCGATTCGCGAAGTCAACGTCGGTCAGAACGGTGGCGTGATGCCGCGTCCCATGATGATGATGAGCGCGCGTGCCATGAGCTCGGACGCGAAGATGTCGGCGCCGGTGCCGATCGAAGGCGGTACGTCGACGGTCACGGTCAACGTGTCGGGCTCGGTGCAGATGAAGTAA
- the lgt gene encoding prolipoprotein diacylglyceryl transferase yields MLIHPNFDPVAIHLGPLAVRWYGLMYLVAFIAAIVVGRLRLRLPYVAAQGWTAKDIDDMLFYGVLGTILGGRLGYVLFYKASFYFAHPLDIFKVWEGGMSFHGGFLGVTLAMVLFAYQRKRSWLQVTDFVAPMVPTGLAAGRLGNFINGELWGRVTDPSSPWAMMFPGAAPDDAAWLSAHPQLAAQWHLNEVFAQYHMLPRHPSELYEIALEGIALFFVLIFFSRKPKPLGAISAVFLIGYGLARFTVEFAREPDDFLGLLAMGLSMGQWLSLPMILVGIGVLVWSYRRARREPAQAVSAN; encoded by the coding sequence ACCCGAATTTCGACCCCGTTGCCATTCATCTGGGGCCGCTCGCAGTGCGCTGGTATGGACTGATGTACCTCGTCGCCTTTATCGCGGCGATCGTCGTCGGCCGGCTGCGGCTGCGTTTGCCGTACGTCGCGGCGCAAGGCTGGACCGCGAAAGATATCGACGACATGCTGTTTTACGGCGTGCTGGGCACGATCCTCGGCGGCCGCCTCGGCTACGTGCTGTTCTATAAAGCGAGCTTCTATTTCGCGCATCCGCTCGACATCTTCAAGGTGTGGGAAGGCGGCATGTCGTTCCACGGCGGCTTCCTCGGCGTGACGCTGGCCATGGTGCTGTTCGCGTATCAACGCAAACGCTCGTGGCTGCAAGTCACCGACTTCGTCGCGCCGATGGTGCCGACCGGGCTCGCGGCAGGGCGCCTCGGCAACTTTATCAACGGCGAGTTGTGGGGCCGCGTGACCGATCCGTCGTCGCCGTGGGCAATGATGTTCCCCGGTGCCGCACCTGACGACGCCGCATGGCTCAGCGCGCATCCGCAACTGGCCGCGCAGTGGCATCTGAACGAAGTGTTCGCGCAATATCACATGCTGCCGCGTCATCCGTCGGAGTTGTATGAGATCGCGCTGGAAGGTATCGCGCTGTTCTTCGTGCTGATCTTCTTCTCGCGCAAACCGAAGCCGCTGGGCGCGATTTCCGCGGTGTTCCTGATCGGCTACGGCCTCGCGCGCTTCACGGTGGAATTCGCGCGCGAGCCGGACGACTTCCTCGGTTTGCTGGCGATGGGTCTCTCCATGGGCCAATGGCTGTCGCTGCCGATGATCCTCGTCGGTATCGGTGTGCTGGTGTGGTCGTATCGCCGTGCGCGTCGTGAACCGGCGCAGGCGGTTAGTGCGAACTGA
- a CDS encoding cell division protein ZapA — translation MTTKQIEVSILGVPYRLACSPETEGALLEAVARVDAEMSKIRNNSNVRGTDRIAVMACLSLASELLKLQSSVRHGEAFPAEEIRRTMHQMNEQLGTVIQQYSMQ, via the coding sequence ATGACCACCAAGCAGATCGAAGTATCGATTCTCGGCGTGCCGTATCGCCTCGCCTGCTCGCCGGAAACGGAAGGCGCGCTGCTTGAGGCCGTCGCACGCGTCGACGCCGAAATGTCGAAGATCCGCAATAACAGCAACGTGCGCGGCACAGATCGCATTGCTGTCATGGCTTGCCTGTCGCTGGCATCGGAACTGCTTAAGCTGCAATCGAGCGTGCGACACGGAGAAGCATTTCCCGCAGAGGAAATCCGGCGTACAATGCATCAAATGAACGAACAACTGGGTACTGTGATTCAGCAGTACAGCATGCAGTAA